The following are from one region of the bacterium genome:
- the serC gene encoding 3-phosphoserine/phosphohydroxythreonine transaminase, with protein MARVFNFGAGPAVLPVEVLEEAQRELLDFKGSGMSILEHSHRGKEYDAVHQEAIANVSKLLKLSDDYSVLFIQGGASMQFAMVPMNLLGAGQSADYVNSGTWADKAVKEAKLIGTVNVIANTGKDIPTRVPKNEDLKFTKGAAYVHITSNETISGAQWKLFPKTESPLVADMSSDILSRPFDINQFGLIYAGAQKNLGPSGLALVVMRKDLAERAPANTPTMLKYKTHIEENSLYNTPPTFGIYVLSLVTRWILKMGQENLYKQNVDKAAKIYNALDSSSFYKATAVKEFRSDMNITFRLPSEALEETFIKEASKQGMKGLKGHRMVGGVRASIYNAFPVAGVDALVAFMKEFERKNG; from the coding sequence ATGGCACGTGTATTCAATTTTGGAGCTGGTCCTGCCGTTCTTCCTGTCGAAGTCCTTGAAGAGGCACAAAGGGAGTTGCTGGATTTTAAGGGATCAGGAATGTCCATTTTGGAGCATAGTCACCGCGGCAAAGAATACGATGCCGTGCATCAGGAAGCGATTGCGAACGTCAGCAAATTGCTTAAGTTGTCTGATGACTACTCAGTCTTGTTTATTCAGGGTGGTGCCAGTATGCAATTTGCCATGGTGCCTATGAATCTGTTGGGGGCGGGGCAATCGGCCGATTATGTCAACTCCGGCACCTGGGCTGATAAGGCTGTTAAAGAAGCCAAATTAATAGGTACGGTCAATGTCATCGCCAATACCGGCAAGGATATTCCCACCCGTGTGCCTAAAAACGAGGATCTGAAATTTACCAAGGGTGCTGCGTATGTGCATATTACCTCCAACGAGACTATTTCCGGAGCTCAGTGGAAGTTGTTCCCTAAGACCGAATCGCCGCTGGTGGCGGATATGTCCTCGGATATTCTATCCCGTCCTTTTGACATCAACCAGTTCGGTTTAATATATGCCGGTGCCCAGAAAAATCTTGGTCCGTCAGGGCTGGCTTTGGTGGTGATGCGGAAAGACCTGGCCGAGCGTGCCCCGGCCAACACACCCACGATGCTCAAATACAAAACGCATATCGAAGAGAACTCCCTTTACAATACCCCGCCGACGTTCGGAATCTACGTCCTGTCGCTGGTAACTCGTTGGATTCTCAAAATGGGGCAAGAGAATCTCTATAAGCAGAATGTTGATAAAGCGGCTAAAATTTACAATGCCCTCGACAGCAGTTCATTTTATAAGGCGACGGCTGTTAAGGAATTCCGGTCCGATATGAATATCACGTTCCGCTTACCCTCGGAAGCCCTTGAGGAAACCTTCATCAAGGAGGCTTCAAAGCAGGGAATGAAGGGATTGAAGGGGCATCGGATGGTGGGTGGTGTTCGCGCTTCCATTTATAATGCCTTCCCCGTTGCCGGCGTGGATGCGCTGGTTGCCTTCATGAAGGAATTTGAGCGTAAGAATGGTTAA